In one Thunnus maccoyii chromosome 12, fThuMac1.1, whole genome shotgun sequence genomic region, the following are encoded:
- the LOC121908277 gene encoding complement factor H-related protein 1-like translates to MRISYLGFVLLIWFPGALHGQSAPQSCSAPTLDGGFFAPKQETYPHGAQLAYTCGTGRKATVKGWWATSTCQNGKWSHELQCIDEKACIPPTIPHAKYTENSNGWYEEGHIIITCDKGYQDKNQDATAECINGTWSSVPVCEKSLQACGAPPKIPHAVIINQEYQDVFAADSEVEYECEDGFTVEGTDTTKTIICIAGSWTTGPPCRSSVSSGSNGREGGTQFTTIDKCGRFPQISDGDVVEKHEMSIKYRCSSFHKLVGRETVRCYSSGTWSEVPTCKDAYCSVDTAEKDGFQSVGVIFLEYGERKRFECEKPYSWSFPHYSFGRCTNGRMSFTKCCNRAEHAVGC, encoded by the exons ATGCGCATCAGTTATCTTGGATTTGTTCTTCTGATCTGGTTTCCTGGAGCGCTACATG GACAAAGCGCACCACAGTCCTGCAGTGCTCCAACTCTGGATGGTGGTTTCTTCGCCCCAAAGCAAGAGACTTATCCTCATGGAGCACAGCTGGCCTATACCTGTGGTACTGGACGTAAAGCAACAGTGAAGGGATGGTGGGCAACAAGCACATGTCAAAATGGCAAATGGTCTCATGAACTACAATGTATAG ATGAAAAAGCCTGCATTCCACCAACTATCCCTCATgcaaaatacactgaaaactCAAATGGTTGGTATGAAGAAGgacacataataataacatgtgACAAAGGATATCAAGATAAAAACCAGGATGCCACTGCTGAATGTATAAATGGAACATGGTCCTCTGTGCCGGTCTGTGAGA aaaGTCTCCAAGCATGCGGTGCCCCTCCTAAAATCCCCCACGCAGTAATCATTAATCAGGAATACCAGGATGTGTTTGCTGCAGATTCAGAAGTCGAGTATGAATGTGAAGATGGATTTACTGTAGAAGGAACAGACACCACAAAAACCATCATTTGTATCGCTGGAAGCTGGACTACAGGCCCACCGTGCA GATCATCTGTCAGCTCCGGATCGaatgggagagagggaggaactCAATTCACAACAA ttGACAAATGTGGAAGATTCCCCCAAATTTCTGATGGAGATGTTgtggaaaaacatgaaatgtctATTAAATACCGATGCAGTTCTTTTCACAAACTCGTGGGTCGAGAGACAGTGAGATGCTACAGCAGTGGCACGTGGTCAGAAGTACCCACCTGCAAAG ACGCCTACTGTTCTGTGGACACTGCTGAAAAAGATGGCTTTCAATCTGTTGGAGTTATATTTTTAGAATatggtgagagaaagagatttgAATGTGAGAAACCGTACAGTTGGTCGTTTCCACATTATTCTTTTGGCCGGTGCACTAATGGAAGAATGAGCTTTACTAAAT GTTGTAACAGGGCTGAACATGCTGTG GGTTGCTAA